In one Roseburia intestinalis L1-82 genomic region, the following are encoded:
- a CDS encoding SrtB-anchored collagen-binding adhesin: MKKTWKRLCTGFLALATVVTALPTTPVHAESKQYWTESAERVGIIEKVMNDGSIGSTFNEGYMKVEGETAYCIDINTDFKNGYKTRADASSRMSADQISNVALSLEYVKQYGEAHKELNYKQVYLLEQCVVWQRLSVHLGWQCDNVRASYDEIPKATQDEVFSGARAFVKENKERYECGGYIYSGEGQELGQFWAKLNVGNTKLQKVSSNTSITDGNGNYSIAGATYGVFSDKDCTKQLATLTTDENGNTDIVEVKAGTVYIKELSAPAGYKVDKTVYSLKVEVGKTATLKVSDTPKVTDTLIELFKIDMETQKDNPQGNASLAGAEFTWKYYAGFYNKDNLPAEATRTWVTKTIAETDSNGTTHYITKLADAYKVSGDSFYMQDGKAVLPLGTLTVEETKAPNGYLLDGAYMQAGDKSEQIKGLYVTQITEDGDLAVLTGSNQFSVSDKVIRGGVKIQKRDLETGDTKPQGSAILKDTAFDIISLNDNSVLVEGKLYKKNEVVKTIRTDIEGIASTSSDLLPYGKFRIVEGEAPNGYLTDGAKPIDFAITENGKIVDLTDEAHSIYNQIKRGDIEGVKIGAGTHKRLADVPFRITSKTTGESHVVVTDDNGQFSTSADWASHKHNTNAGKTSEDGVWFGTSEPDDSKGALPYDTYIIEEMRCDSNKGFELIPPFEIVVSRNNLVIDLGTLTDEYEKEISIHTTATSKDGEKTILAGKEVTIVDTVKLDGLTKGTKYQLKGWQMLKEENAELIINGKRVENDYTFVADDEEMKVEISYTFNASALGGKNLVTFEELYDLSNPDEPVKVAEHKDIADDGQTVLITERIIKIHTTATDKDGNKELEAGKEVTIIDTVTLEGLEVGTQYKLVGWQMLKEENAELLINGKRVESDYTFTADSETTKVEVAFTFDATSLDGKQLVTFEELYDLSNPDEPKKVTEHKDIEDKGQTITFKEKPEVPEEPETPPTPEKPNRPSDSPKTGDSTNVMAFIVMLLASAGGLAGTYLYKRRKMKKS; encoded by the coding sequence ATGAAAAAGACATGGAAACGATTGTGTACGGGCTTTTTAGCTCTTGCGACTGTCGTTACTGCTTTACCGACTACACCCGTTCATGCAGAAAGCAAGCAATACTGGACGGAAAGTGCAGAGCGTGTCGGTATCATTGAAAAAGTAATGAATGACGGTTCTATCGGTTCGACATTCAATGAGGGCTATATGAAAGTCGAGGGCGAAACTGCCTATTGTATTGACATCAATACAGATTTTAAGAATGGCTACAAGACCAGAGCTGACGCAAGCTCACGCATGAGTGCCGACCAGATTTCAAATGTGGCGTTATCCTTAGAGTATGTCAAACAGTATGGCGAAGCTCACAAGGAATTGAACTATAAACAAGTCTATCTGTTGGAACAATGTGTTGTCTGGCAGAGATTGAGCGTACATCTTGGCTGGCAATGTGATAACGTGCGAGCTTCTTATGATGAAATACCAAAGGCTACGCAGGACGAAGTTTTCTCTGGTGCAAGAGCCTTTGTCAAAGAAAATAAAGAACGCTATGAATGTGGCGGTTATATCTACTCTGGCGAGGGGCAGGAATTGGGACAATTCTGGGCGAAACTGAATGTCGGAAATACGAAACTGCAAAAGGTTTCCAGTAATACCAGCATTACAGACGGTAACGGGAATTACTCTATTGCAGGTGCGACCTATGGTGTCTTTTCTGATAAGGACTGCACGAAACAGCTTGCCACCCTTACGACTGATGAAAACGGAAATACAGATATTGTAGAGGTAAAAGCAGGCACAGTCTATATCAAGGAATTATCCGCACCAGCAGGATATAAAGTGGATAAAACTGTATATTCTTTAAAGGTTGAAGTTGGAAAGACAGCAACCTTGAAAGTATCAGATACACCGAAAGTAACGGACACTTTGATTGAGCTTTTCAAGATTGATATGGAAACACAGAAAGACAATCCGCAGGGGAACGCTTCTTTAGCAGGTGCGGAATTTACATGGAAGTATTATGCTGGCTTCTATAACAAAGACAATCTCCCTGCCGAAGCTACTCGTACATGGGTTACAAAGACAATCGCTGAAACAGACAGCAATGGGACAACTCATTACATCACAAAATTAGCGGACGCATACAAGGTATCTGGCGACAGCTTCTATATGCAGGACGGTAAAGCGGTTCTTCCACTTGGAACGCTAACTGTTGAGGAAACAAAAGCTCCAAACGGCTACTTGTTAGACGGTGCATATATGCAGGCTGGCGATAAGTCCGAACAGATTAAGGGCTTATATGTAACACAGATTACCGAGGACGGCGACCTTGCCGTATTAACTGGAAGTAACCAGTTTTCCGTATCTGACAAGGTTATCCGTGGCGGTGTAAAAATTCAGAAACGAGATTTAGAAACGGGCGATACAAAGCCACAAGGAAGTGCCATTTTGAAAGATACTGCTTTTGACATCATTTCCTTAAATGATAATTCTGTTTTGGTTGAGGGCAAGCTATACAAGAAAAATGAAGTCGTAAAAACTATTCGTACAGATATTGAGGGTATCGCTTCTACTTCTTCTGACCTCTTACCTTATGGAAAATTCCGTATCGTTGAAGGTGAAGCTCCCAACGGTTACTTAACTGACGGTGCAAAACCGATTGATTTTGCAATCACAGAAAATGGAAAAATCGTGGACTTAACCGACGAAGCCCATTCTATCTATAATCAGATTAAGCGTGGAGATATTGAGGGTGTAAAAATCGGTGCAGGTACACACAAGCGTCTTGCTGATGTTCCGTTTAGGATCACAAGCAAGACGACTGGGGAAAGTCATGTTGTAGTAACTGATGATAACGGGCAATTCTCCACTTCTGCTGACTGGGCTTCTCATAAGCACAATACTAACGCAGGCAAGACCAGCGAGGACGGTGTGTGGTTTGGAACTTCTGAACCAGACGACAGCAAGGGTGCGTTGCCTTATGATACCTACATCATTGAAGAAATGCGTTGCGACAGTAACAAAGGTTTTGAACTTATCCCACCTTTTGAAATCGTGGTATCAAGAAATAATCTTGTGATTGATTTAGGAACGCTGACTGATGAATACGAAAAAGAAATCTCTATCCATACCACAGCGACCAGCAAGGACGGCGAAAAGACTATCCTTGCAGGAAAAGAGGTTACAATCGTTGATACTGTCAAATTAGACGGACTTACAAAAGGCACAAAATATCAGCTCAAAGGCTGGCAGATGTTAAAGGAAGAAAACGCCGAACTTATCATTAACGGGAAACGTGTAGAAAACGATTATACCTTTGTCGCTGATGATGAAGAAATGAAAGTGGAAATTTCCTATACATTCAATGCGTCTGCTTTAGGTGGCAAGAACCTTGTTACCTTTGAAGAATTGTATGATTTAAGCAATCCAGACGAACCCGTGAAAGTTGCAGAACACAAGGACATTGCGGACGACGGGCAGACGGTACTTATCACAGAGCGTATCATCAAAATTCATACGACTGCTACCGACAAGGACGGCAACAAAGAGCTTGAAGCTGGAAAAGAGGTAACAATCATTGATACCGTAACCTTAGAGGGCTTAGAAGTCGGTACACAGTACAAACTTGTGGGTTGGCAGATGTTGAAAGAAGAAAATGCAGAGCTTCTTATCAATGGAAAGCGTGTGGAAAGTGATTATACGTTTACCGCTGACAGCGAAACTACGAAAGTGGAAGTTGCCTTTACCTTTGACGCTACTTCTCTTGACGGCAAACAGCTTGTAACTTTTGAAGAATTGTACGATTTGAGCAATCCAGACGAACCGAAGAAAGTTACCGAGCATAAGGATATTGAGGACAAGGGACAGACGATTACCTTTAAGGAAAAACCCGAAGTCCCAGAAGAACCCGAAACACCACCGACACCAGAAAAGCCTAACAGACCTAGCGACAGTCCCAAAACGGGCGACAGTACAAATGTAATGGCTTTTATCGTGATGTTGCTTGCGTCTGCTGGTGGATTGGCTGGAACATATCTTTACAAACGCCGTAAAATGAAGAAATCATAA
- a CDS encoding manganese efflux pump MntP gives MAIFIELFLMGVGLSMDAFAVSICKGLGMRKVNKKQALVIGLFFGGFQALMPFVGWLLGSQFEKYITSIDHWIAFILLGIIGGKMIVESVKPDKEDDEVKEMDAPLDLKEMFVLAVATSIDALAVGITFAFLDYPIVEAITVIGITTFVISIGGVYVGNFFGNKYEKKAEFVGGLILVLLGVRILLTHLGIL, from the coding sequence ATGGCGATTTTTATTGAATTGTTTCTGATGGGAGTCGGGCTGTCCATGGATGCATTTGCAGTGTCGATCTGCAAAGGACTCGGGATGCGAAAGGTCAACAAAAAACAGGCACTTGTGATCGGGTTATTTTTCGGAGGATTTCAGGCATTGATGCCATTTGTCGGATGGCTTTTAGGAAGTCAGTTTGAAAAGTATATCACAAGCATCGATCACTGGATCGCATTTATATTACTTGGAATTATTGGTGGAAAAATGATCGTGGAATCCGTGAAGCCGGATAAGGAAGACGATGAAGTAAAAGAAATGGATGCACCACTCGATTTAAAAGAGATGTTTGTACTTGCCGTTGCGACAAGTATTGATGCGCTTGCAGTCGGGATCACATTTGCGTTTTTGGATTACCCGATCGTAGAGGCGATCACGGTGATCGGAATCACTACCTTTGTTATTTCTATTGGTGGGGTTTATGTCGGAAACTTTTTCGGAAACAAGTACGAAAAGAAAGCAGAGTTTGTTGGTGGACTGATCTTAGTTCTGCTCGGGGTGAGAATTCTTTTGACACATCTGGGTATTTTATAA
- a CDS encoding glycerol-3-phosphate responsive antiterminator, with protein sequence MNQNFYEAVEDNPIIAAVKSMEDVEECCKHDDIRVIFILFGDVCSIGSIVKTIRDAGKIAMVHMDLISGLSPKEIAVEFIKEQTEADGIISTKPSLIKKAKEMSMYTVLRVFLLDSMAFENIRQQQHMIKPDFIEVLPGVMPKIIAQISHSVKVPIIAGGLITDKEDVMGALSAGAMAVSSTNHKVWNM encoded by the coding sequence ATGAATCAGAATTTTTATGAAGCAGTTGAGGATAATCCAATTATTGCAGCAGTAAAAAGTATGGAAGATGTGGAGGAATGCTGTAAACATGATGATATCAGAGTCATTTTTATTTTATTCGGGGATGTCTGTTCTATTGGCTCAATTGTAAAGACGATACGGGATGCAGGTAAGATCGCGATGGTGCATATGGATCTCATCAGTGGTTTAAGTCCAAAGGAGATTGCAGTTGAATTTATTAAGGAGCAGACTGAAGCGGATGGAATCATTTCCACGAAGCCATCACTGATCAAAAAAGCAAAAGAAATGTCTATGTATACAGTACTCCGTGTTTTCTTACTGGATTCAATGGCATTTGAAAATATCAGACAACAGCAGCACATGATAAAACCGGATTTTATCGAGGTACTTCCGGGAGTGATGCCTAAGATCATTGCACAGATTAGTCATTCGGTAAAAGTACCCATCATTGCAGGAGGGCTGATCACAGATAAAGAAGACGTGATGGGAGCATTGTCAGCGGGTGCGATGGCGGTATCATCCACAAACCATAAAGTCTGGAATATGTAA
- a CDS encoding zinc ribbon domain-containing protein — MEFFDKLSETIVSAGKDVGQKAKDVSEIAKLKMDIRSKEDFVEKQYAELGKAYYEKHKDEENAETEEKTPEQEHFFLITEALGEIERMRAEVFKLQGATECPKCGAKMPQGAAFCSNCGTKMDDMFEE, encoded by the coding sequence ATGGAGTTTTTTGATAAGTTAAGTGAGACGATCGTGAGTGCGGGTAAGGATGTTGGGCAGAAGGCCAAGGATGTGTCTGAGATCGCAAAGTTAAAGATGGATATTAGATCCAAAGAGGATTTCGTGGAAAAACAGTATGCGGAACTTGGAAAAGCATATTATGAGAAACACAAAGATGAGGAAAATGCGGAAACCGAAGAAAAGACACCGGAACAGGAGCACTTTTTCCTGATTACGGAGGCACTCGGAGAGATCGAGCGTATGCGTGCAGAAGTATTTAAGCTTCAGGGAGCCACAGAATGTCCGAAATGTGGTGCCAAAATGCCGCAGGGAGCAGCGTTCTGCAGCAACTGCGGAACAAAGATGGACGATATGTTTGAGGAATAG
- a CDS encoding calcium/sodium antiporter — MVAMMQSIVLLLVGFVLLIKGADFFVEGSSSVARTLRIPSMIVGLTIVAMGTSLPELAVSVTASVAGNNALAVSNVIGSNLFNLMLVCGACALFAPLIVQKDTLKKEIPVSVLCAVFLFVLGISGMEIGRTDGVILLLLFIGFLVWMVRSALKAHAASAEAEDPSGEYKIYPAWKCALYIVGGAVAIKFGGDFVVDGASAIAVKAGLSQNLIGLTIVAMGTSLPEFVTSVVAARKNEVDMAFGNVIGSNIFNILFILGVTAAISPVAFIMENVVDSILLVLVSILVWVFAWSRLHIEKKEGVVLLALYAAYLVYICMR, encoded by the coding sequence ATGGTGGCGATGATGCAGTCAATAGTTTTATTACTGGTGGGATTTGTTTTATTGATTAAAGGTGCAGATTTTTTTGTTGAGGGAAGTTCTTCCGTTGCAAGGACTCTGCGGATTCCGTCTATGATTGTCGGACTCACGATCGTTGCAATGGGGACGAGCCTGCCGGAACTTGCTGTTAGTGTAACAGCTTCCGTTGCCGGAAATAATGCATTGGCAGTCAGCAATGTGATTGGCTCTAACCTATTTAATTTAATGCTTGTATGCGGGGCATGTGCATTATTTGCACCGCTGATCGTACAGAAAGATACATTAAAAAAAGAAATACCAGTTTCTGTTCTGTGCGCGGTGTTTTTGTTTGTTCTGGGAATTTCCGGCATGGAGATAGGAAGAACAGATGGTGTGATATTGTTACTTCTTTTTATTGGATTTTTGGTATGGATGGTACGGTCAGCATTAAAAGCGCATGCGGCATCGGCAGAAGCAGAAGATCCTTCCGGTGAATATAAAATTTATCCTGCATGGAAATGTGCATTATATATTGTGGGTGGTGCAGTGGCTATTAAATTTGGCGGGGATTTTGTTGTAGATGGTGCGTCAGCGATTGCCGTAAAAGCCGGGTTAAGCCAGAATCTGATTGGACTTACGATCGTTGCAATGGGAACCAGCCTGCCGGAATTTGTCACCTCTGTGGTAGCTGCAAGAAAAAATGAAGTTGATATGGCATTTGGAAATGTGATCGGATCAAATATTTTTAATATTCTGTTTATTCTGGGAGTGACAGCAGCGATAAGTCCGGTAGCGTTTATTATGGAAAATGTGGTGGACAGTATACTTTTGGTGCTGGTAAGCATTCTTGTATGGGTGTTTGCATGGAGCAGGCTTCATATAGAGAAAAAAGAAGGTGTGGTGCTGCTTGCATTATATGCAGCATACCTGGTGTATATCTGTATGAGATAG
- a CDS encoding YdcP family protein: MEMKYVVPDMAQSFGTLEFAGESDHVFDRDKDNRRFFARRSYNLYSDIQKGENVVVEIPVQAGEKHFKYEQKVKLVNPKLYGRGYAIGDMGHTDYVLLADDIVAVEEK; encoded by the coding sequence ATGGAAATGAAATATGTCGTGCCAGATATGGCACAGTCTTTTGGAACTCTTGAATTTGCAGGCGAAAGCGACCATGTTTTTGACAGAGATAAAGATAACCGCAGATTTTTCGCAAGAAGAAGCTATAACCTTTATTCTGACATACAGAAAGGCGAAAATGTTGTGGTGGAAATTCCCGTGCAGGCTGGCGAAAAGCATTTCAAGTATGAACAGAAAGTAAAACTTGTCAATCCAAAGTTATATGGCAGAGGTTACGCAATCGGGGATATGGGACATACCGATTATGTGTTGCTTGCTGATGATATTGTAGCAGTTGAAGAAAAGTAA
- a CDS encoding DUF6054 family protein, producing MAVFEKVVHGNLKDVIQNTDMLLKEGKHKLDFRDEYSMTSKGMDVTVRIYQRYNVIPGNSTCITLLFQDNKDGDIKIAGLSAGDEYGIFGMDLGMGARTAQECEEKLESLGGAS from the coding sequence ATGGCTGTATTTGAGAAGGTAGTTCATGGTAATTTGAAGGATGTGATCCAAAATACAGATATGCTGTTGAAAGAAGGAAAGCATAAATTAGATTTCCGGGATGAATACAGCATGACGTCCAAGGGAATGGATGTTACGGTCAGAATCTATCAGAGATACAATGTGATACCGGGCAATTCTACCTGTATTACGTTGCTATTTCAGGATAATAAAGATGGAGACATTAAGATCGCCGGACTTTCAGCAGGAGACGAATATGGAATCTTTGGTATGGATTTAGGCATGGGAGCACGCACGGCGCAGGAATGTGAGGAAAAGTTAGAAAGTCTGGGCGGGGCATCCTGA
- a CDS encoding SGNH/GDSL hydrolase family protein, giving the protein MKEILCFGDSNTYGLIPGTKNRYGRDTRWTGLIEQQLYGKGCRIIEEGLCGRTTVFEDELREGRKGAAFLPTLLESHAPVDRVVLMLGTNDCKTFYNASAEVIGLGVERLVEQIRKADKNIRILLISPIQLGEGVWEQGYDPEFNEKSVEVSKGLKAVYQKVAQKYGCDFLAASDVAEPSKEDREHLNEEGHKKLAEAVLEVLAA; this is encoded by the coding sequence GTGAAAGAAATATTATGCTTTGGAGATTCCAATACTTATGGATTGATACCGGGAACGAAAAACCGCTACGGCAGAGATACAAGATGGACAGGGCTGATCGAACAGCAGTTATATGGAAAAGGCTGCCGCATCATTGAGGAAGGACTGTGCGGCAGGACGACAGTTTTTGAGGATGAGCTGCGCGAGGGCAGAAAAGGTGCAGCGTTTTTGCCGACTCTTTTGGAGAGCCATGCGCCGGTGGACCGCGTTGTTTTAATGCTTGGAACGAATGACTGCAAGACATTTTACAATGCTTCTGCGGAGGTGATCGGTCTTGGCGTGGAGCGTCTGGTGGAGCAGATCCGCAAGGCAGATAAGAATATCAGGATCTTACTGATCTCTCCGATACAGCTTGGGGAAGGTGTCTGGGAGCAGGGGTATGATCCTGAGTTTAATGAAAAGTCCGTGGAGGTATCGAAGGGGTTGAAAGCAGTTTATCAGAAAGTGGCACAAAAATATGGCTGTGATTTCCTTGCAGCATCCGATGTGGCTGAGCCGAGTAAAGAGGACAGGGAACATCTGAATGAGGAAGGTCATAAAAAGCTGGCGGAGGCGGTGCTTGAAGTGCTGGCGGCGTAA